CGTAGGCAATGTAGAATACCTTGGGATCCTGTCTGTAGGTGGTATGCTATCTCATAAAATGACACATGCTGCAGATACAGAAGAACATCTAATAGCTATGGTTGCTGTGTATTGTGTACCTGTGATACTAGCTGACATTTCCAGTAGCAGACTAATTAACAAtagagtgctgtacattaacctTACTTCCCCCTAATAGTAATTTGTCTTATTTCATAACCGTTCTGTGCTGCCCTGAGCCaccaattattataaatgtgtaaaatgaatGGGAATGAAAATGGTAAGCTGACTGGAGCTTTGGGGAGGACATAAAACTATCCTCAAATAATGCATTAGATTGTCAGAGCAGACAATCTAAGCTCctctggcagggtcctctcctcctcctgtgtcactatctgtatctgtctgtcatttgcaacctctatttaatgtacagcgatgtgttgtatgttagcactatataaataaatactgtttattattattattattattattatcattaatattaataataaccctgAAGATAATGCTCACATTGACCAAAAGATGCAAAAGATCTGCATGAACTGCTATGCATAAAGCAAACTGCAGGCACTGTGGATTTACTGCTCAGACATTTGTGGAATGTGAAATATTTTGATTCTTCAGTATTACAAAGAATTAATGGTATACTTTGTTTGCTGTATAGTATTAAAGTTATATTATTAGAAGTCCCAGTATTTCTGCACTATGTAAGCTGattgacagttttaaaaatgggCCCCCAGGTCACCTTAATGTGGCCTACTGATTAATTATAGTTTGATATGCTTGCCctaaataaagtagaaataaattgGTTAAaccataatttacatttttataatgaggCAATTATGTTTAACAATTTGCAGTAACCTAACATAATTTATAGGCAAAGCACAGTAGCCTAAATTTGATTTTGAGGTAAAATGATGAAGCTAATGAAGAAATTTGCAGAAAGGAGCAGCGGAAATGGAGCAGATAGCTGCAACATTTATTACAGAGGCAATATTGTAGTTAGTGGCATACCAGACAAGAGTATCTTGCAATAGATGAGGAGATATATAATGAGAATGTATACCAAGCATTTGGTGGTTTTATATTATAGAGATGCCGGTGTAGTTGGTAGGGCCTAGCGATAATCTGGATGTGGGAAGTGAAGAAGAGTCATAGGTGACACCCACACAACATGCCTTTCATAGCACACGAAGCAGAGGGAGATTGACAGGTAGCTTTAGGCATTTTCTAAATGGAGAAGATGAGATGAAGGGAGAAGAGTACAGAACCAAGAAGTGAGCCTTGAGAAATACCAAAAGTGAGGGGGGTGGGGAGGGTTACCTTGTAACTTGACTCTGAATAGGTCCCCGACCACCTTTGTGAAACCTGTTTGGTTTGAGAGCCACAGAGGGGAATATTTAGTTAATTAGAAAATGATGTCAGTTTTAGTTAGTTAGAAGTCTTGTGGAAGAATAGAAGTGGGACTGTAGCTACATAGTAGAAGGCCAAGGGATTAATCTTTTTGCCATAATACGCAAATAGCAACAGCACACTTCATATAAACCAGCATAGAAATTTATATTCACCTATAAAACAATCTCCACGACATTAATATTTGCAGCAATTTCTATTGATAGAAGAGTATTTGGTGTGTGAAATATTCAGCTATGGAAAACCAGTCAAAGGAACACAGAATGTTACAGTTTGCCCTGGAAAACGCAGTACGTGGAGACCCCCAGAGTGTTGTAGACAACATAGACAAATATTGCAGACACAGAGAATGGGCCATGAATGTTGGAGATGAGAAGGGTAAGAATCTTTTCATTTCATGATTTtctcttatttttcattttgtatttttctagtCGTCAAACTTAGCAGTTATAGTGAGGCAgccattcaagtaaataaaatCTGGCACTGTACAGATTTGTTACATAGGCTAGTCTTTCAGTGCTTATAAACGCTCTAAATGAagacaaaagtaacaaaataactGAACAATACAAATAGACTCCAGCATAGACCAACAGCACAGTCCACAGCCATTCACTTCATAGATTGCTGATATACATATTGAGCTATTGAAGCATTTGCTGGATACAcacttcatttaaataaatgcaagtcAATTTACATTGATATTGTATCTCCTGCTAACAGAGCATATTAGTCAATCCTAATTATACACAAGATTACTAAGGACTACCTAAAGGTAGTGTAAAATAAATCGTATTATTGTATTGAGACTGAAACAAAGGTAGAAAGCATAGAAAGCTACCAGCTCTcaattttcaagaaaaaataaaggaaccTTTATCATTTACCTATCAAATATATAGCAGAAAGCTTTCAGTATATTTGACAGACCAGAAGGAACCAAACAAGAGAAGTATCTTAATATAgtgaaaatattagtttattgTAGTATATGGTAATTTTATACTTTGGTCCCAACTTAGACAGAAGTTTTGTCCAACATATTGGTTTAACTTGCTTTGGATACTTGTACCATATACACTGGGGCAGTTATCCTTTGGCATTGTATACATATATGCTTATATTGATGAAAACTGATTAGTACTGCGTAATTACAAAGTGGCAGCTAAACAGTGTACTGGAACAGCAGGTAAAAAATATGGCATCTGTAGAGGACGTATAAATTGTATTAGTAAAAGACTTCTCTATGTGGTCACCGTGCATAGACTTAGTGCCACATCACAGTAATAATGACAGAATTGTTATATTATCATTTAGTTTAGTGGAGAGCTCATTCAGAAAAAACTTAGcattttataataatagtatgtataGTTTACAGATTGATGTTAGTAAGAGCTGAATGTTCCAGTAAAGCATTTAAGGTGTTGGCAAGCACACTCAAATTCAAATGGATTCATTTAGATAAATCGCTGGAAGATGTTCAGCTGTAAATTTAGCATAAGAAAATGTTACGCCTATATTGTTTCTACATTATTTACTCACCCAGCACTAAcctctttttttatacatgataGCTTGTGGGCCTCTACAGTAAATGTTTTCtgaatattcaatttaaaataagaaTCTTGTAATAACaccaaacagataaatacatatacatttgttttacctACTCAAATATTGCTAATTCCGCTTCCTTTTCTTGGTATTTACAACTCTGTTACAAGGTATAGCTAGTACAGTGGCATCACTCTGTACTTTTACAACTTTCTTCCTACTTTAAGTGTTAATCCAGAAGAGAGAAACTTAGATAAATGTAAGATGGCACCTGAAGAGATTGGCTTTAGGTGAATCTGTTGCATTACCctgcatatagaaaaaaataatccacTTTCAGTATCTGAGAGCATGTTAGATTGGCATCACTGTGCAATGCAATGAAGGCTGATTGATTTACAGTGAGTAATGTACTGCTGTGATCCTAATTCCTGCTATACAGGGGATTGTAGGAAGCAATATAATGACAAACTGACAAACGTGTTGTGTATTAATAATGAATTTTCTTTTAGACTGTTGTGAGTTAATAATATTTACCTGCTGTACTTATATAAATTTAGTTATTGTGGCAGAACTCCATACAGTATCTGTTGTGTTTTCTCAGGCCTGATCCTGGATGAAGTAGTTAAAGAAAGAGATCCTTCAATAATCCTAGAACTGGGTACATACTGTGGATATTCTGCTATACGGATAGCTCGCTTGTTGAAGCCGGGAGCCCGGATGTTCACCTTGGAGATGAATCCAGTTCATGCTGCTGTGGCCAAGCAGATGATTGAATTTGCCGGAGTTCAGGATAAGGTGCACCCAATACATGGCTGCAAGCAAATTGCAAAGCTCAACAAACCCAGTCAGCAAATCCATGCAAACTTACATGTTATTCACTTGATTTGGCAGAGTTTGTTAAGATATGACGCACcatgctaaaaataaatgatttctaACTATATAAAcgttttaaaagcaataaaatggcactttcataaaccaaaaatatccacactttaaaataacaaagaaattcCATAGTGATTCTAAAACACTAGTTTAAATTGTCTGGCAATATGTTAAAAATTCTCACATGTATTTCAAGTATGCTAGTAAATGCTAAGCATTATGTCCTTAAAGTAATCTAATGCCAAATACACCATCTAGAGAAATGTGTTAGCAGCCATTACCGTCCTTCTAAAAATTAATAGTTTATGACATTAGTGCCTAATACTAATACAAGTATGCAACGTTGAGAAATACCAGACCTTGTTTGGGCCGCTGACTGGAAAATTGCCAAATTTTGTAATGggatgtcagcaatggcagtccaTTGATTTCTATCTTCACATGTCTTTTTCTAAATCTGCTTGGTTTTGATTTCTAGGTTAATGTGCTGGAAGGATCCACAGAAGACATCATCCctcagttaaagcagaagtataaCGTGGATGTTTTAGACTTCGTATTTTTGGACCATGCAAAGGACAGATACAAAGCAGACACAATACTTTTGGAGGTGAATGTTATAGTGGGGCTGCCCCTGTTTATCTACTGTTATGTGCTATTAATTGTTATCTGTAACAAGCAGCTAATATATGATCACTAGAGATAAAAATTTGAAATGCAAGGTGACTGGTCCTGAGTCTTCCCTCTTCCTTTAGTTTTCTTCAGGTAGCCCATTGTGGGTGATGTCACAAAAAGTGATAACTGAATCTGAAGAGGCATTTGGTACAAGTGGATCTACATCCTTAATCCAgcaatttttagttttatgtatttatttttaacctgcCTGATCTGCAATGCCCAACACTGTGCCATACATTCTGGAGTCAATTATTGCAGGAAAACCAGTTCTACAGACAATGATCACGATCAAACAGCACTGATTTACCACCCCCCTACCTCCCCACACACACTCCATGCCGATCAACGTGGAAAAACGTTGCCTGATGTTTTAACCTTTCCCAGATCATAAGCTGTTCCTTGCAATTACTGAAAAATGTGGTCCCCAatgcattatgcattttttatctaCCAAATCACAATCTCCTAAGAAATGTTATGGATTATTTATTAAATAGcagagattttttaaaaaaaaagaagtagatATTTTTTAAGATTAAGATAGATTGAACAAGTTATTTTGAATAGTTTGTTGTACACAGGCTTCTGTACAGCTGTATTTGTTCACCAATGTGTATCTGTACAATATTTCAATTGATAGGTAGGTCTAGAGAACCTTATTAGACCAAGCATAGATAATGTGGCTTTATGCAGAACACACCAGTACAGGACTGAGTCCTGCAGAAGGTCATATGCCTTTAGGTAATACATCATCTGACATAAATATCAAGAAGGACAGGTTGAATTTACAGAGTTATGTAAAGAGTTGCTGTACTATTTGGTATTGGGGCTTGGTGTCTA
This Pyxicephalus adspersus chromosome 6, UCB_Pads_2.0, whole genome shotgun sequence DNA region includes the following protein-coding sequences:
- the LOC140332538 gene encoding catechol O-methyltransferase-like — translated: MENQSKEHRMLQFALENAVRGDPQSVVDNIDKYCRHREWAMNVGDEKGLILDEVVKERDPSIILELGTYCGYSAIRIARLLKPGARMFTLEMNPVHAAVAKQMIEFAGVQDKVNVLEGSTEDIIPQLKQKYNVDVLDFVFLDHAKDRYKADTILLEECHMLKKGSVLLADNVVYPGIPDFLEHVRTCGRYDCTNYPSHAQYMNVDDALEKAVFRGYL